The Bradysia coprophila strain Holo2 chromosome IV, BU_Bcop_v1, whole genome shotgun sequence genome includes a region encoding these proteins:
- the LOC119066766 gene encoding uncharacterized protein LOC119066766 has protein sequence MNPVLPAHLRIGEGQVSVVQPDDPFSYELCVETAVFNKTLNQEIVDFMKNWSTAQIIESYTQTRPHVNQQVLKGLLTENPTFVLYSGVDLIYSKGRNGKKKFLLIETNVYTAGQDAMPPSAQVYETHSNLCVLNDEWKRQPVEAGGLAHMYGRKTRRDYAYPHIMAKLTKESIHVVPMFSKREDGEIETLYRFVDGTMQVKYKDEWQNIRACFCTMSYRTWSFFPVTNNLKTYMCPHPIAGLVGKNKILSEYAYRDFNEKYSKHGIQIRGPKTMVGIAKADIREIVEQNFNGRAVIKTPYDSQGRGVYIIRTDGDLDDFYAKDESDYSLWVVQELIGLEACPNDRYQQIGFHLDGQMYAYSVRIIACNSPSGFKMITICSARAPAPFAKDGETADIAPGLLHKIKTVHEDDVYVTNIASNPDGELRSFYFDDAGVKGMGIGMDDVIDGFMQTVYCTHAIDNMCKKLIMENGELDVQLLRELNPDPQLLAEVVTNWK, from the exons ATGAATCCAGTCCTACCAGCACATCTTAGAATTGGCGAGGGACAAGTCAGTGTTGTGCAACCAGACGATCCATTTAGCTATGAGTTATGTGTTGAAACGGCCGTGTTTAATAAAACTCTAAATCAAGAGATCgttgattttatgaaaaattggtCAACGGCACAGATTATCGAAAGTTACACTCAAACACGTCCGCATGTTAATCAACAAGTGCTGAAGGGCTTGCTGACTGAAAACCCCACATTTGTTCTTTATTCCg GTGTGGATCTTATTTACAGCAAAGGACGCAAtggtaaaaagaaatttttgctgaTTGAAACGAACGTTTATACCGCTGGTCAGGATGCAATGCCACCGAGTGCTCAGGTGTACGAAACTCATTCAAATTTGTGTGTACTGAATGACGAATGGAAACGGCAGCCAGTTGAGGCAGGTGGCCTGGCACATATGTACGGTAGAAAAACGAGACGAGACTACGCGTATCCGCACATCATGGCGAAATTGACGAAAGAATCGATCCACGTTGTTCCCATGTTTAGTAAGCGAGAAGATGGGGAAATCGAGACACTTTATCGTTTCGTGGACGGAACAATGCAGGTTAAATATAAAGATGAATGGCAAAACATTCGGGCTTGTTTCTGCACGATGAGTTATCGTACGTGGTCTTTCTTCCCAGTGACCAACAACTTAAAAACGTACATGTGCCCCCATCCCATTGCTGGTCTTgttggaaaaaataaaattttgtctgaGTACGCGTACCgagattttaatgaaaaatactCCAAGCACGGTATTCAAATCAGGGGTCCAAAGACGATGGTTGGTATAGCAAAGGCAGACATTAGGGAAATCGTTGAGCAGAATTTCAATGGAAGGGCTGTAATTAAAACGCCATATGATTCACAAGGGAGAGGCGTTTATATTATACGCACTGATGGGGATTTGGATGACTTCTATGCAAAGGATGAGTCAGACTACAGTTTGTGGGTTGTACAGGAACTTATTGGACTTGAGGCGTGTCCAAACGATAGGTATCAACAG ATTGGGTTCCATTTGGACGGCCAGATGTACGCATACTCAGTACGAATAATCGCATGCAACAGTCCTTCTGGATTTAAAATGATCACAATTTGCTCTGCTCGGGCCCCAGCCCCATTCGCCAAAGATGGCGAAACTGCAGATATTGCACCTGGTTTGCTACATAAGATAAAAACCGTACATGAAGACGATGTCTACGTAACCAACATCGCTTCGAATCCTGACGGCGAACTGCGttccttttattttgatgatgcTGGTGTGAAGGGAATGGGGATCGGAATGGACGACGTGATCGATGGATTCATGCAGACAGTTTACTGCACTCATGCGATTGACAACATGTGCAAGAAGCTAATCATGGAAAATGGAGAACTGGATGTACAGTTGCTGAGAGAGCTAAATCCCGATCCCCAATTGTTGGCTGAGGTGGTCACCAACTGGAAATGA
- the LOC119066763 gene encoding myrosinase 1-like produces MRLLCLKFAILSLTCLSLTAVHGHGDDEFLYGTFPEGFMWGLATSAYQIEGGWEADGKGPNTWDFWSHQNGGANIDDSKNGDVACDSYNKYLDDVRLLKSMGADFYRFSLSWSRIVPTGRVADGVSLPGIDYYNRLIDALLAEDIVPFITLYHWDTPLGVQNDGGWLNDTIVDHFADYARVTYEAFGDRVKWWLTFNEPHVFCLANWNYGEQDPFEQPPRQQYICAHNVVKSHAKAWRIYDEEYRQTQQGKMGITLNCDWSEPKDRSDPEHLEAMERSVQFRYGWWANPLTRGEYPKVMRDLVDAKSEPGQSRLPTFDPEWTRIINGTLDFLGLNHYSTHYVLPSDGTNRGLDGDANIRTEGDSSWDRNGIGWSVVPSGFRNIITWVSKQYSLPVYITENGYGGSEDEKLDDTGRQNYYRLYINEVLKAIECDGADVRSYTAWSLMDNYEWTMGYTARFGVHYVDFEDANRTRTPKESALQLTKIFAENGFPQPSSAVSGLPNLFILFIGLVPYVLYFFNRPTN; encoded by the exons ATGCGTTTGTTGTGTCTCAAATTTGCTATTCTATCGCTAACATGTCTAAGCCTAACAGCCGTACATGGCCACGGCGATGACGAATTTCTTTATGGTACGTTTCCGGAGGGTTTCATGTGGGGTCTAGCAACATCGGCCTATCAGATTGAGGGAGGATGGGAAGCTGACG GAAAGGGTCCAAATACTTGGGACTTTTGGTCGCATCAAAATGGGGGAGCGAATATTGACGATTCTAAAAATGGAGATGTGGCGTGTGATTcatacaataaatatttagacGATGTCAGGCTTCTTAAAAGCATGGGa GCCGACTTCTATCGCTTTTCTTTATCCTGGTCTCGAATTGTTCCAACCGGTCGAGTGGCAGATGGAGTAAGTCTCCCTGGGATTGACTACTACAACCGACTTATCGACGCTCTGCTAGCAGAAGATATAGTCCCGTTCATTACACTTTATCACTGGGACACACCACTAGGAGTTCAAAATGATGGCGGCTGGCTGAACGATACAATTGTTGATCATTTTGCTGACTATGCTAGAGTAACCTACGAGGCGTTCGGAGATCGAGTCAAGTGGTGGTTGACCTTCAATGAACCTCACGTTTTTTGTCTGGCTAACTGGAATTACGGAGAACAGGACCCATTCGAACAACCACCAAGGCAACAGTATATCTGCGCTCACAATGTTGTAAAATCTCATGCAAAGGCATGGAGAATATACGATGAAGAATATAGACAGACGCAGCAGGGAAAAATGGGAATCACTTTAAATTGCGATTGGTCAGAGCCGAAAGATCGAAGCGATCCAGAGCATCTGGAGGCAATGGAGAGATCGGTTCAATTTCGA TATGGCTGGTGGGCCAATCCACTTACGAGAGGCGAATATCCAAAAGTTATGAGAGATCTGGTAGATGCTAAAAGTGAACCGGGACAATCGAGACTACCCACATTTGATCCTGAGTGGACACGGATTATTAATG GAACTTTGGATTTTCTTGGTCTAAACCACTACAG CACCCATTACGTTTTACCGTCGGATGGCACAAATCGTGGACTTGACGGTGACGCCAACATACGAACCGAAGGTGATTCATCGTGGGATCGTAATGGTATTGGTTGGTCTGTTGTGCCGTCGGGCTTTAGAAATATCATAACGTGGGTGTCGAAGCAATACTCGTTGCCAGTCTATATTACTGAGAACGGATACGGTGGCAGTGAGGACGAAAAGTTAGACGATACTGGTCGTCAAAACTATTACAGACTGTATATCAATGAAGTTCTCAAAGCAATTGAGTGTGATGGAGCTGACGTCAGGTCATACACTGCTTGGTCTCTGATGGACAATTATGAATGGACAATGGGATACAC TGCACGGTTTGGTGTTCATTATGTTGACTTTGAAGATGCTAACAGAACTAGAACTCCGAAAGAGTCAGCACTTCAACTGACAAAAATCTTTGCCGAAAACGGATTTCCACAACCGTCTTCAGCAGTGAGTGGTTTACCAAATCTATTCATTCTCTTCATTGGTTTGGTCCCGTATGTTCTCTACTTTTTTAATCGACCAACTAATTGA